One genomic segment of Thalassospiraceae bacterium LMO-SO8 includes these proteins:
- the smc gene encoding chromosome segregation protein SMC — MLNFKKIRVLGFKSFVDPTELFIEPGLTGVVGPNGCGKSNVVESLKWVMGETSAKQMRGTEMEDVIFSGTQDRPSRNIAEVTLTLDNSERKAPAQFNDTDELEVTRRIEREKGSNYRINGKEVRARDVQLLFADQATGARSTALVSQGRIGTVINAKPAQRRLLLEEAAGITGLHSRRHEAELRLKGAEANMERLDDILVTLDAQMNNLKKQARQATRYRNLSDHIHKAEATLFHILWSNAETARDTARAQLKEAEHAVTELTQRAAQATTRQAQAAEGLPELRQGEAQVAAELQRLTLAREGLDEEEARITQTMAETRGRLEQTARDREREQGLMTDAAEAIQRLAAEKQDIETAQTQEADDLTAAAEARAAADVAVAEMDREVDRDTNDLAAAEARRNALNQRLAELENRLNRLAQRAADAEAQKADLESRSADLVDLAQADAAVETTRTAADTARETLTTTETARAEADQASEQAAQAAREKATEQTALETEIRTLERVLAAGPETDLPPMLDQISVDKGFEDALGAALGEDLSAPALGDDDGAVIGWRALGPMATAPGLPAGVRALSDVVKAPAALDRRLSQIGIVEDAAEGTRLQAGLAPGQRLVSRAGGLWRWDGFRVAEGAETAAAQRLAQRNRLNEVAAQAAAARETLDALRATAEAAKAKAEALRAQERDARQALNEADRAFNAARDRLAEVKDRAAAVQNKLAALAETQASIAADQEESGAQKAAIETERGELPDLEAARTALADKRTALAEKRTHQMECRSRHDQLFQASEARKQRLLAVASESQMWVTRRSRSESQLGELAERATALQADLDALQQKPAEIAAKRDELLTAIQGAEERRNTAADQLAQAEAALAEADRDMRQAEHDLSFARETRVRAEGAVEQAEQGCRGLIERINDRLHVGPDKLAELAEAEDGKDLPELENAESRVDRLLRERDTMGPVNLRAEQEMTELSEQITGLETEKTDLLAAIDKLRQGINELNREGRARLLASFEEVNGHFQVLFQRLFGGGKAHLELVESDDPLEAGLEIFASPPGKRLQVLSLLSGGEQALTALALLFGVFQTNPAPICVLDEVDAPLDDANVDRFCSMLDEMAATGQTRFIVITHHRMTMARMHRLFGVTMQERGVSQLVSVDLQQAESFRESA, encoded by the coding sequence TTGCTCAATTTCAAGAAAATCCGCGTTCTGGGGTTCAAATCCTTCGTCGACCCCACGGAGCTGTTCATCGAACCGGGCCTGACGGGCGTGGTCGGCCCGAACGGCTGCGGCAAATCGAACGTGGTCGAATCCTTGAAATGGGTGATGGGCGAGACCTCGGCCAAGCAGATGCGCGGCACGGAGATGGAAGACGTCATCTTCTCCGGAACGCAGGACCGGCCGTCGCGCAACATCGCCGAGGTCACCCTGACCCTCGACAACAGCGAGCGCAAGGCCCCGGCCCAGTTCAACGACACGGACGAACTGGAGGTCACCCGCCGCATCGAACGCGAAAAGGGGTCGAACTACCGCATCAACGGCAAGGAGGTCCGCGCCCGCGACGTGCAGCTGCTGTTCGCCGACCAGGCGACCGGCGCGCGCTCGACCGCCCTGGTCAGCCAGGGCCGCATCGGCACCGTGATTAACGCCAAGCCGGCGCAACGGCGACTTCTGCTGGAAGAAGCCGCCGGCATCACCGGCCTGCATTCCCGCCGCCACGAGGCGGAACTGCGCCTCAAGGGTGCCGAAGCCAACATGGAGCGCCTGGACGACATCCTGGTCACCCTGGACGCCCAGATGAACAACCTGAAGAAACAGGCGCGCCAGGCGACCCGTTACCGCAACCTGTCGGATCATATCCACAAGGCCGAGGCGACCCTGTTCCATATCCTGTGGTCGAACGCGGAAACCGCCCGCGACACGGCCCGTGCGCAACTGAAGGAGGCCGAACACGCGGTCACCGAACTGACCCAGCGCGCGGCCCAGGCGACGACCCGCCAGGCCCAGGCGGCCGAAGGCCTGCCCGAACTGCGCCAGGGCGAGGCCCAGGTGGCGGCGGAGTTGCAGCGCCTGACCCTGGCCCGCGAGGGCCTGGACGAGGAAGAGGCCCGCATCACCCAGACCATGGCCGAAACCCGGGGCCGGCTGGAGCAGACCGCCCGCGACCGTGAGCGCGAACAGGGCCTGATGACCGACGCGGCCGAGGCCATCCAGCGCCTGGCCGCCGAAAAGCAGGACATCGAGACCGCCCAGACGCAGGAAGCCGACGACCTGACGGCCGCCGCCGAGGCCCGCGCCGCCGCCGACGTGGCCGTCGCCGAGATGGACCGCGAGGTCGACCGCGACACCAACGATCTGGCCGCCGCCGAAGCCCGCCGCAACGCCCTGAACCAGCGCCTGGCCGAACTGGAAAACCGCCTGAACCGGCTGGCCCAGCGCGCCGCCGACGCCGAGGCCCAGAAGGCCGACCTGGAATCCCGATCCGCCGATCTGGTCGATCTGGCCCAGGCCGATGCCGCCGTGGAAACCACGCGCACCGCCGCCGACACGGCCCGCGAGACCCTGACCACGACAGAGACCGCCCGCGCCGAGGCCGATCAGGCATCGGAACAGGCCGCCCAGGCCGCGCGGGAGAAGGCGACCGAGCAAACGGCCCTGGAAACGGAAATCCGCACCCTGGAGCGCGTCCTCGCCGCCGGGCCGGAAACGGACCTGCCGCCGATGCTCGACCAGATCAGCGTCGACAAGGGGTTCGAGGATGCGCTGGGCGCCGCGCTCGGCGAGGATCTGTCGGCCCCGGCCCTGGGCGACGACGACGGCGCCGTCATCGGCTGGCGCGCCTTGGGGCCCATGGCGACGGCCCCTGGCCTGCCCGCCGGCGTGCGCGCCCTGTCAGACGTCGTGAAGGCCCCCGCCGCCCTCGACCGCCGCCTGTCGCAGATCGGCATCGTCGAGGACGCCGCCGAAGGCACCCGCCTACAGGCCGGCCTGGCCCCCGGCCAGCGCCTGGTCAGCCGCGCCGGCGGCCTGTGGCGCTGGGACGGCTTCCGCGTCGCCGAAGGGGCGGAAACCGCCGCCGCCCAACGCCTGGCTCAGCGCAACCGTTTGAACGAGGTCGCGGCCCAGGCCGCGGCCGCGCGCGAAACCCTGGACGCCCTGCGGGCCACCGCCGAGGCCGCCAAGGCCAAGGCCGAAGCCCTGCGCGCCCAGGAACGCGACGCCCGTCAGGCCCTGAACGAGGCCGACCGCGCCTTCAACGCCGCCCGCGACCGCCTGGCCGAGGTCAAGGACCGCGCCGCCGCCGTACAGAACAAGCTGGCCGCCCTGGCCGAAACCCAGGCGTCCATCGCCGCCGACCAGGAAGAATCCGGGGCCCAGAAGGCGGCGATTGAAACCGAACGCGGCGAACTGCCGGACCTGGAAGCCGCGCGCACGGCGCTGGCCGACAAGCGCACGGCCCTGGCCGAGAAGCGCACCCATCAGATGGAATGCCGGTCGCGCCACGACCAACTGTTCCAGGCGTCGGAAGCCCGCAAGCAACGCCTGCTCGCCGTCGCCTCCGAATCCCAGATGTGGGTGACCCGCCGCTCGCGTTCGGAAAGCCAGCTCGGCGAACTGGCGGAACGGGCCACGGCCTTGCAGGCGGATCTGGACGCCCTGCAACAGAAACCGGCCGAGATCGCGGCCAAGCGCGACGAGTTGTTGACCGCCATTCAGGGCGCCGAGGAACGCCGCAACACCGCCGCCGACCAGCTGGCCCAGGCGGAAGCCGCCCTGGCCGAAGCCGACCGCGACATGCGCCAGGCCGAACACGATCTGTCCTTCGCCCGCGAAACCCGGGTCCGTGCCGAGGGTGCTGTGGAGCAGGCCGAACAGGGCTGCCGTGGCCTGATCGAGCGCATCAACGACCGCCTGCACGTCGGCCCCGACAAGCTGGCCGAATTGGCGGAAGCGGAAGACGGCAAGGACCTGCCCGAATTGGAGAACGCGGAAAGCCGGGTCGACCGCCTGCTGCGCGAACGCGACACCATGGGCCCGGTCAACCTGCGCGCCGAACAGGAAATGACCGAGCTGTCGGAACAGATCACCGGCCTGGAAACGGAAAAGACCGACCTTCTTGCCGCCATCGACAAGCTGCGCCAGGGCATCAACGAACTGAACCGCGAGGGCCGGGCCCGGCTGCTGGCCTCGTTCGAAGAGGTCAACGGCCACTTCCAGGTCCTGTTCCAGCGCCTGTTCGGCGGCGGCAAGGCGCATTTGGAACTGGTGGAATCGGACGATCCTCTGGAAGCCGGCCTGGAAATCTTCGCCAGCCCCCCGGGCAAACGCCTGCAGGTGCTGTCGCTTTTGTCGGGCGGGGAACAGGCGCTGACGGCCCTGGCGTTGCTGTTCGGGGTGTTCCAGACCAATCCGGCCCCGATCTGCGTGCTCGACGAAGTGGACGCGCCGCTGGACGACGCCAACGTCGACCGATTCTGCTCCATGCTCGACGAAATGGCGGCCACGGGGCAGACCCGCTTCATCGTCATCACCCACCACCGCATGACCATGGCCCGCATGCACCGTCTGTTCGGCGTGACCATGCAGGAACGCGGCGTGTCGCAGCTTGTCTCCGTCGATCTGCAACAGGCGGAAAGCTTCCGCGAGAGCGCCTGA
- a CDS encoding DsbA family protein, translating to MTLILALSGPFAGSAQAQSAQDMLAEKVLGKADAPVTMIEYASLSCPHCREFHEKTLPQIKEKYIDTGKVKLIFRDFPLGQRALAAHMVASCAGPVRYFAMISILFRDQAIWAQAPDGLAAIQTTAKKGGMSPAQVDACLRNEDLLQGIQKTAEAGNKDHGVDSTPFFIVAGEKVSGAQDFKVFEDIIERALKK from the coding sequence ATGACACTGATTTTGGCCCTTTCCGGCCCCTTCGCGGGCTCGGCACAGGCGCAGAGCGCTCAGGACATGTTGGCGGAAAAGGTGCTCGGCAAGGCCGACGCGCCGGTGACGATGATCGAGTATGCCTCGCTGAGTTGCCCCCATTGCCGCGAGTTCCATGAAAAGACCCTGCCCCAGATCAAGGAAAAGTACATCGACACGGGCAAGGTGAAACTGATCTTCCGCGACTTTCCCCTGGGCCAGCGCGCCCTGGCCGCGCATATGGTCGCCAGCTGCGCCGGCCCCGTGCGCTATTTCGCCATGATCAGCATCCTGTTCCGCGACCAGGCGATCTGGGCACAGGCGCCGGATGGCCTTGCCGCCATTCAGACCACGGCCAAGAAAGGCGGCATGTCGCCGGCCCAGGTCGATGCCTGCCTGCGCAACGAAGACCTTCTGCAAGGCATCCAGAAGACCGCCGAAGCCGGCAACAAGGATCACGGCGTCGATTCCACGCCGTTCTTCATCGTCGCCGGGGAAAAGGTCTCGGGCGCGCAGGACTTCAAGGTATTCGAGGACATCATCGAACGTGCCCTGAAGAAATAA
- a CDS encoding DUF721 domain-containing protein produces the protein MAQDDETTKPPRRRKGGVRAVGQALGKVTAAAYGKRGFAQGDILRHWPEIAGELLARHTLPDRIIFPRGQRTGGLLHLQAGNSAVATEVQHLEPLIVEKVNTYFGYGAVRGIHIFQRPLPPREDTTPTPPRTLSPAERAALERDLKAVTDPDLRRALEGLGQAVRRRRGDGG, from the coding sequence ATGGCCCAGGACGACGAAACGACCAAGCCGCCCCGCCGCCGCAAAGGTGGGGTGCGTGCCGTCGGCCAGGCGCTGGGCAAGGTGACCGCCGCCGCCTATGGCAAGCGCGGCTTCGCCCAGGGCGACATCCTGCGCCATTGGCCGGAAATCGCCGGCGAACTGCTGGCCCGCCATACCCTGCCCGACCGCATCATCTTTCCCCGCGGCCAGCGCACGGGCGGGCTTCTGCACCTGCAGGCCGGCAATTCCGCCGTGGCGACCGAAGTCCAGCACCTGGAGCCCCTGATCGTGGAAAAGGTGAACACCTATTTCGGCTATGGCGCCGTCAGGGGCATCCACATTTTCCAACGCCCCCTGCCGCCGCGCGAGGACACCACCCCGACCCCGCCCCGAACGCTGAGCCCGGCCGAACGGGCGGCGCTGGAGCGCGACCTGAAGGCCGTGACGGACCCGGACCTGCGCCGCGCCCTCGAAGGCCTGGGACAGGCCGTCCGGCGGCGCCGCGGGGACGGTGGATAA
- the mutY gene encoding A/G-specific adenine glycosylase: protein MSLASADDALPGALLGWYDRHRRVLPWRAPAGRRADPYHVWLSEIMLQQTTVATVKTYFDDFVARWPRVEDLAAADLDDVLHAWQGLGYYARARNLHKCAKAVAGDHGGRFPDTEAGLLALPGVGPYTAAAIAAIAFDVPASPVDGNIERVTARLRRITEPLPGGKKAIQAAARDLTPNRRPGDFAQAMMDLGAMVCTPRAPKCDLCPWRDPCAARAAGDAEELPARPPKKAKPTRHGVVFWINDAQDRVLLRRRAERGLLGGMMEVPSTDWREDSWNLDEASGRAPLPAAAWAEAGEVRHTFTHFHLRLTVVHGTVAGGDIADGIWVHPSDFGAQALPTLMKKVVKAALG from the coding sequence ATGAGTCTTGCGTCCGCCGATGATGCCCTGCCCGGGGCGTTGCTGGGCTGGTACGACCGCCACCGGCGGGTATTGCCGTGGCGCGCACCCGCGGGCCGGCGGGCGGACCCCTACCACGTCTGGCTGTCGGAAATCATGCTGCAACAGACCACCGTGGCGACCGTAAAAACCTATTTTGACGACTTTGTGGCGCGCTGGCCCCGGGTCGAGGACCTGGCGGCGGCGGATCTGGACGACGTCCTGCACGCCTGGCAGGGGCTGGGTTATTACGCCCGTGCGCGCAACCTGCACAAATGCGCGAAGGCCGTCGCCGGAGATCACGGCGGCCGGTTTCCCGATACGGAAGCAGGGCTTTTGGCCCTGCCCGGCGTCGGCCCCTATACGGCGGCGGCCATCGCCGCCATCGCCTTCGACGTGCCGGCGTCGCCCGTGGACGGCAATATCGAACGGGTCACCGCGCGTCTGCGGCGCATCACCGAACCGCTGCCGGGCGGCAAGAAGGCGATCCAGGCGGCGGCGCGGGACCTGACCCCCAACCGGCGGCCCGGCGATTTCGCCCAGGCAATGATGGACCTGGGAGCCATGGTTTGCACGCCGCGGGCACCCAAATGCGATCTCTGCCCCTGGCGCGACCCGTGCGCCGCGCGGGCGGCGGGAGATGCGGAGGAGTTGCCAGCCCGTCCGCCGAAAAAAGCCAAGCCGACGCGCCACGGCGTGGTGTTCTGGATCAACGACGCGCAGGACCGGGTGCTGCTGCGCCGGCGGGCCGAACGGGGACTTCTGGGCGGCATGATGGAAGTGCCGTCGACGGACTGGCGGGAAGATTCCTGGAATCTGGACGAGGCGTCGGGCCGCGCGCCCCTGCCGGCGGCGGCCTGGGCCGAGGCCGGTGAGGTCCGCCATACCTTCACCCATTTCCATCTGCGCCTTACGGTCGTGCACGGGACGGTGGCGGGCGGAGATATCGCCGACGGAATTTGGGTGCATCCCAGCGATTTCGGCGCCCAGGCCCTGCCGACCCTGATGAAGAAGGTGGTGAAGGCGGCCCTCGGCTAG
- a CDS encoding GNAT family N-acetyltransferase, which translates to MDIREDDLRGDAARGVIRAHLDQMFSQTPAESVYALDLSGLTAPEVTFWSVWDGDEIVGCGALKELDPRHGEIKSMHTLARFRGKGYGRAMLSHILAEAQRRGYRRLSLETGATASFQAAQMLYRTAGFTETGPIPGYGPDPHSCFLTLELD; encoded by the coding sequence GTGGATATCCGCGAAGACGACCTGAGGGGCGACGCCGCGCGCGGCGTGATCCGCGCGCACTTGGACCAGATGTTCAGCCAGACGCCGGCTGAAAGCGTTTATGCCCTGGACCTGTCCGGCCTGACCGCGCCCGAGGTCACCTTCTGGTCCGTCTGGGACGGGGATGAGATCGTCGGCTGCGGGGCGCTCAAGGAACTCGACCCCCGCCACGGCGAGATCAAATCCATGCATACCCTGGCGCGGTTCCGGGGCAAGGGGTACGGGCGCGCCATGTTGTCCCACATCCTGGCCGAAGCACAGCGCCGGGGATATCGCCGGCTTAGTCTGGAGACGGGCGCCACGGCATCTTTCCAGGCGGCGCAGATGCTCTACCGCACCGCCGGTTTCACCGAGACCGGGCCGATCCCCGGCTATGGCCCCGACCCGCACAGCTGTTTCCTGACCTTGGAATTGGACTAG
- a CDS encoding adenine phosphoribosyltransferase encodes MNLKDHIRGIPDFPIPGILFYDISTLLRHPDAWQVALGRLAKIVSGFRPDLLVGIESRGFLTAAPLASRLGCGFIMVRKKGKLPGETIAHEYALEYGTDTIEIQKDAIEPGQRVVVMDDLLATGGTMAASIDLLRGAGAEVVGATCLIELTFLKGRDKLDVPFSALMAYDD; translated from the coding sequence ATGAACCTGAAAGACCACATCCGGGGCATTCCCGATTTTCCCATTCCCGGTATTTTGTTTTACGATATTTCGACCTTGCTGCGGCATCCCGACGCCTGGCAGGTGGCCTTGGGCCGCCTGGCCAAGATCGTCTCCGGGTTTCGGCCGGACCTTCTCGTCGGCATCGAATCGCGCGGGTTCCTGACGGCCGCCCCCCTGGCCTCCCGGCTGGGCTGCGGCTTCATCATGGTGCGCAAGAAGGGCAAACTGCCCGGCGAGACCATCGCCCACGAATACGCCCTGGAATACGGCACCGACACCATCGAGATTCAAAAGGACGCCATCGAACCGGGCCAGCGCGTGGTGGTCATGGACGACCTGCTGGCGACCGGCGGCACCATGGCCGCGTCGATCGACCTGTTGCGGGGTGCGGGGGCCGAGGTCGTGGGCGCGACCTGCCTGATCGAACTGACCTTCCTGAAGGGCCGTGACAAGCTGGACGTGCCGTTCAGCGCGCTGATGGCCTACGACGACTGA
- a CDS encoding aspartate aminotransferase family protein translates to MTNVFYRELKSDMPVAVKGDGIYLIDETGKRYLDASGGAAVSCLGHSDADVIQAIKDQVDKVAFAHTGFFTTQPAEDLAEFLVGAAPDGMSMVYFLSGGSEAVEAALKMARQYFLETGAPERTKFIARRQSYHGNTLGALSVGGNVWRREPYKEMLMPASHIAPCYPYRDMRDGEGEEEYGHRVADELEAEILRLGPRNVAAFIAETVGGATAGVLAPVPGYFKRIREICDRYGVLMILDEVMCGMGRTGTLFACEQDGVAPDIICIAKGLGAGYQPIGATLVSGDVYRAFKDGSGAFQHGHTYMGHPVACAAALAVQRKVRDANLLDSVKAMGAVLVDQLHDRLGNHPHVGDIRGRGLFQGIELVADRATKETLDPTLKIHARVKKAAFQRGLICYPAGGTADGARGDHILLAPPFIIDVTQVKDLVELLGESIDATLKEAGIM, encoded by the coding sequence ATGACCAACGTTTTTTATCGCGAACTCAAGTCCGACATGCCGGTCGCCGTGAAGGGCGACGGCATCTACCTGATCGACGAGACCGGAAAACGCTATCTGGATGCCTCCGGCGGGGCCGCCGTATCCTGCCTGGGGCATAGCGACGCCGACGTCATCCAGGCGATCAAGGATCAGGTCGACAAGGTCGCCTTCGCCCATACGGGGTTCTTCACCACGCAGCCGGCGGAAGACCTGGCTGAATTTCTGGTCGGCGCGGCGCCGGACGGCATGTCGATGGTCTACTTCCTGTCCGGCGGGTCGGAAGCGGTGGAGGCGGCGCTCAAGATGGCGCGCCAGTATTTCCTGGAAACAGGCGCGCCGGAGCGCACGAAGTTCATCGCTCGGCGGCAGAGCTATCACGGCAACACCCTGGGGGCGCTGTCCGTCGGCGGCAACGTGTGGCGGCGGGAGCCCTATAAGGAAATGCTCATGCCGGCGTCGCACATCGCGCCCTGTTATCCCTACCGCGACATGCGGGACGGTGAGGGCGAAGAAGAATACGGACATCGCGTCGCCGACGAGCTTGAGGCCGAAATCCTGCGCCTGGGCCCGCGCAACGTGGCCGCCTTCATCGCCGAGACCGTGGGCGGGGCGACGGCGGGCGTGCTCGCCCCCGTGCCCGGATACTTCAAGCGCATCCGTGAAATTTGCGACAGATACGGCGTGCTGATGATCCTGGACGAGGTGATGTGCGGCATGGGCCGCACGGGCACCTTGTTCGCCTGTGAGCAGGACGGCGTGGCGCCGGACATCATCTGTATCGCCAAGGGCCTGGGCGCGGGTTATCAGCCGATTGGTGCTACCCTGGTGTCTGGCGACGTCTACCGCGCGTTCAAGGACGGCTCTGGCGCGTTCCAGCACGGCCATACCTACATGGGCCATCCCGTGGCCTGCGCGGCGGCCCTGGCGGTTCAGCGCAAGGTGCGGGACGCCAACCTGCTGGACAGCGTGAAGGCCATGGGGGCGGTTCTGGTCGACCAACTGCACGACCGCCTGGGCAATCACCCGCACGTCGGCGACATCCGGGGGCGGGGGCTGTTCCAGGGGATCGAGCTGGTCGCCGACAGGGCGACCAAGGAAACCCTCGACCCGACCCTGAAGATTCACGCGCGGGTGAAGAAGGCGGCGTTCCAGCGCGGGCTGATCTGCTATCCCGCCGGCGGCACGGCGGACGGCGCGCGCGGCGACCATATTTTGCTGGCCCCGCCCTTCATCATCGACGTGACCCAGGTCAAGGACCTGGTCGAACTGTTGGGCGAATCTATCGACGCAACGTTGAAGGAGGCGGGGATCATGTGA
- a CDS encoding TAXI family TRAP transporter solute-binding subunit, translated as MAIQGGPGGTRFKGMLVNGIAMAGCAVFLTWGVPASAQAKTLTIGTGSNSGVYIQLGKAICDIVRREMRGTQCRAVTSTGSIDNLIGIKKGTFDLGIVQSDVQYHAVNGTGTFANIGAVKGIYSLFSAHPESLAIVTKKGSGIEDLDDLSGNRIDIGKVKSGTNATMRLLFEAMGKPLSSFPLIATLDVKDQYGAICGHQVDATAFLAGHPNAGIRKLIKLCDIGFVRADGVAVDRLLASNPYYVRALISKDSYDGMQEDVPTVGLVATVMASDKLDSTTAYFLTKAVFENLFFIHSKHRAFLRLHPLEMARKGMTAPRHPGAEQYLREVGRLP; from the coding sequence ATGGCCATTCAGGGCGGCCCGGGCGGAACCCGGTTCAAGGGGATGTTGGTGAACGGCATCGCCATGGCGGGTTGCGCCGTGTTCCTGACGTGGGGCGTTCCGGCTTCGGCGCAGGCGAAGACCCTGACCATCGGCACCGGCAGCAACAGCGGTGTCTATATTCAACTCGGCAAGGCGATCTGCGACATCGTGCGGCGGGAAATGCGCGGCACGCAATGCCGTGCCGTTACCAGCACGGGGTCCATCGACAACCTGATCGGCATCAAAAAGGGCACCTTCGACCTCGGCATCGTCCAGTCGGACGTCCAATATCACGCGGTGAACGGAACCGGCACCTTCGCCAACATCGGGGCGGTCAAGGGCATCTATTCACTGTTTTCGGCGCATCCCGAATCCCTGGCCATCGTGACCAAGAAGGGCAGCGGGATCGAGGATCTGGACGACCTGTCCGGAAACCGCATCGATATCGGCAAGGTGAAGTCGGGCACCAATGCGACCATGCGCCTGCTGTTCGAGGCCATGGGCAAACCGCTTTCCAGCTTTCCCCTGATCGCGACCCTGGACGTTAAGGATCAGTACGGCGCGATCTGTGGGCATCAGGTGGACGCCACGGCGTTTCTCGCCGGCCACCCCAATGCCGGCATCAGGAAGTTGATCAAGCTGTGCGATATCGGTTTCGTGCGGGCCGACGGCGTGGCGGTGGACCGGCTTCTGGCGTCCAATCCTTATTATGTGCGGGCGCTGATTTCCAAGGATTCATACGACGGCATGCAAGAAGACGTGCCGACGGTGGGGCTGGTCGCGACGGTCATGGCCTCGGACAAGCTTGATTCCACGACGGCCTATTTCCTGACCAAGGCGGTGTTCGAAAACCTTTTCTTCATCCATTCGAAACATCGCGCGTTCCTGCGGCTGCACCCCCTGGAAATGGCCCGCAAGGGCATGACCGCCCCCCGCCACCCGGGGGCCGAACAATATCTGCGCGAGGTCGGACGCCTGCCTTGA
- a CDS encoding TAXI family TRAP transporter solute-binding subunit yields MFLRKTLAAAVAVAAMAATVGGAHAADEKFITIGTGGQTGVYFVVGQSICKLVNRNTSKHGIKCTAPSTGGSIANINAIKAGNQDMGVAQSDWQYHAYHGTSKFKDDGAFKDLRSVFSVHGEPFTVVARKDSGATKFDDLKGKRVNVGNPGSGQRATMSVVLEALGWDESAFSLASELKSSEQAAALGDNKVDAIVFTAGHPNGSIQEATTTTDALLIPVVGPAIDKLVADNPYYAHATVPGGMYKGNAKDTKTFGVKATFVSSAKVPDDVVYQVVKAVFDNFGRFKKLHPAFEHLKETDMISAGNSAPLHNGAAKYYKEKGWLK; encoded by the coding sequence ATGTTCCTGAGAAAAACTCTGGCCGCGGCCGTCGCCGTCGCCGCGATGGCGGCGACCGTCGGCGGCGCCCATGCGGCGGATGAGAAATTCATCACCATCGGCACCGGCGGGCAGACCGGCGTGTACTTCGTCGTCGGCCAGTCGATCTGCAAGCTGGTCAACCGCAACACATCGAAGCACGGCATCAAGTGCACGGCGCCGTCGACCGGCGGCTCGATCGCCAACATCAACGCCATCAAGGCAGGCAACCAGGATATGGGCGTGGCCCAGTCCGATTGGCAGTATCACGCCTATCACGGCACGTCGAAGTTCAAGGACGACGGTGCCTTCAAGGACCTGCGGTCGGTGTTTTCGGTGCATGGTGAGCCGTTCACCGTGGTCGCCCGCAAGGATTCCGGCGCCACCAAGTTCGACGACCTGAAGGGCAAACGCGTCAACGTCGGCAACCCCGGTTCCGGCCAGCGCGCGACCATGAGCGTCGTGCTCGAAGCGCTCGGCTGGGACGAGTCCGCGTTTTCCCTGGCTTCCGAGCTGAAGTCCTCGGAACAGGCGGCGGCGCTTGGCGACAACAAGGTCGACGCCATCGTGTTCACGGCCGGTCATCCGAACGGCTCGATCCAGGAAGCGACGACCACCACCGACGCGCTGCTGATCCCCGTGGTCGGTCCGGCCATCGACAAGCTGGTCGCCGACAATCCCTACTACGCGCACGCCACGGTTCCGGGCGGCATGTACAAGGGCAACGCGAAGGACACCAAGACCTTCGGCGTGAAGGCGACCTTCGTGTCCTCGGCCAAGGTGCCGGATGACGTGGTCTATCAGGTCGTCAAGGCCGTGTTCGACAACTTCGGACGTTTCAAGAAGCTGCACCCGGCCTTCGAACACCTGAAGGAAACGGACATGATCTCCGCCGGCAACTCTGCCCCGCTGCATAACGGCGCGGCCAAGTACTACAAGGAAAAGGGCTGGTTGAAGTAA